Proteins from a genomic interval of Medicago truncatula cultivar Jemalong A17 chromosome 3, MtrunA17r5.0-ANR, whole genome shotgun sequence:
- the LOC11440463 gene encoding 4-alpha-glucanotransferase DPE1, chloroplastic/amyloplastic isoform X2 gives MSLTLSLSITTLSFPQLRRCTFTSSPIPSFKLNSSPLSFPRAASSSLVTTSLTQFTVGEDLPQNYGEDWLPKPDLHLRRRAGILLHPTSFQSPYGIGDLGNEAFRFIDWLHQTGCSLWQVLPLVPPDEGGSPYAGQDANCGNTLLISLEELVADGLLEKHELPKPIDAERVNFSVVADLKDPLITKAAERLVSSKGELKKQLENFRRDPNISTYFAAIDDSLNTLSWYDWPEPLKNRHLVALEDIYEQKRDFINVFIAQQFLFQRQWQKVRDYAQSRGVKIMGDMPIYVDYHSADVWANKNQFALNRKGFPLLVSGVPPDAFSETGQLWGSPLYDWKAMEKEGYSWWIRRIRRAQDIYDEFRIDHFRGFAGYWAVRSEAKVAMGGKWKVGPGTSFFDAISRAVGRINITAEDLGVITEDVVQLRKSIGAPGMAVLQFGFGGGADNPHLPHNHECNQVVYTGTHDNDTIQGWWEALNQKEKSHVLSYVSLTGEDDISWALIQTALASVAQTAIIPMQDVLGLGSSARMNIPATRFGNWGWRVPSSVSFDKLDREATRLKEMLSMYGRL, from the exons ATGTCTTTGACTCTGAGTCTCAGCATCACAACACTGTCTTTCCCACAACTCCGACGGTGTACCTTTACATCATCACCCATTCCTagtttcaaactcaattcttcACCACTTTCCTTCCCTCGTGCTGCTTCTTCGTCTTTGGTTACCACTTCCTTAACTCAATTCACCGTCGGTGAAGATTTGCCGCAAAACTACGGAGAAGATTGGCTTCCCAAACCCGACCTTCATCTCCGCAGAAGAGCCGGTATTCTTCTCCATCCCACTTCGTTTCAAAGCCCCTACGGTATCGGCGATCTCGGAAACGAAGCCTTTCGTTTCATTGATTGGCTCCACCAAACCGGTTGCTCCCTTTGGCAG GTTCTTCCTCTCGTGCCTCCTGATGAAGGGGGATCTCCTTACGCAGGCCag GATGCGAATTGTGGCAACACTCTTTTGATTTCTCTTGAAGAGCTTGTTGCGGATGGACTGTTAGAAAAACACGAGCTTCCCAAACCAAT TGATGCAGAGCGCGTGAATTTTTCGGTTGTTGCTGATCTTAAGGATCCTTTGATAACTAAA GCTGCAGAAAGGCTCGTTTCAAGCAAAGGGGAACTCAAAAAACAGCTTGAGAATTTTCGTAGGGATCCTAACATATCAA CTTATTTTGCTGCTATTGACGACAGTTTGAACACACTCAGCTGGTACGATTGGCCCGAACCTTTAAAAAACCGCCATCTTGTAGCTTTAGAAGATATTTATGAACAAAAGCGAGATTTT ATAAATGTATTTATTGCCCAACAGTTCTTGTTCCAAAGGCAATGGCAGAAAGTTCGCGACTATGCACAGAGTAGGGGAGTCAAGATAATGGGAGACATGCCCATTTATGTTGATTATCACAGTGCAGATGTTTGGGCAAATAAGAACCAGTTTGCACTG AACAGGAAAGGCTTTCCTCTTTTGGTGAGTGGTGTGCCTCCTGATGCATTCAGCGAAACTGGTCAGCTGTGGGGAAG CCCCCTGTATGATTGGAAAGCCATGGAGAAAGAAGGATACTCATGGTGGATACGCCGCATACGACGTGCGCAGGATATATATGACGAATTTAGGATTGACCACTTTAGAGGATTTGCTGGATATTGGGCTGTTCGCTCTG AAGCAAAAGTAGCTATGGGTGGAAAGTGGAAG GTAGGACCTGGAACATCTTTCTTTGATGCCATTTCCAGAGCTGTTGGAAGGATTAATATCACAGCAGAAGACTTG GGAGTTATCACTGAGGATGTAGTGCAACTAAGAAAATCCATTGGAGCTCCTGGAATGGCTGTCCTCCAGTTTG GGTTTGGAGGTGGTGCTGATAACCCTCATTTGCCTCATAATCACGAGTGCAATCAAGTTGTCTATACAGGGACTCATGACAATGACACA ATTCAGGGTTGGTGGGAAGCTTTAAACCAAAAAGAGAAATCACAT GTATTAAGTTATGTTTCATTAACCGGAGAAGATGATATTTCATGGGCACTAATCCAGACAGCGTTGGCCTCTGTTGCTCAAACAGCAATAATACCTATGCAAGATGTTCTTGGACTTGGGAGTTCTGCCAGGATGAATATTCCTGCAACTCGG TTTGGAAATTGGGGATGGAGGGTTCCAAGTTCTGTGAGCTTTGACAAGTTAGATAGAGAGGCAACCAGACTTAAAGAGATGCTTTCAATGTATGGCCGGCTTTGA
- the LOC11440463 gene encoding 4-alpha-glucanotransferase DPE1, chloroplastic/amyloplastic isoform X1, translating into MSLTLSLSITTLSFPQLRRCTFTSSPIPSFKLNSSPLSFPRAASSSLVTTSLTQFTVGEDLPQNYGEDWLPKPDLHLRRRAGILLHPTSFQSPYGIGDLGNEAFRFIDWLHQTGCSLWQVLPLVPPDEGGSPYAGQDANCGNTLLISLEELVADGLLEKHELPKPIDAERVNFSVVADLKDPLITKAAERLVSSKGELKKQLENFRRDPNISSWLDDAAYFAAIDDSLNTLSWYDWPEPLKNRHLVALEDIYEQKRDFINVFIAQQFLFQRQWQKVRDYAQSRGVKIMGDMPIYVDYHSADVWANKNQFALNRKGFPLLVSGVPPDAFSETGQLWGSPLYDWKAMEKEGYSWWIRRIRRAQDIYDEFRIDHFRGFAGYWAVRSEAKVAMGGKWKVGPGTSFFDAISRAVGRINITAEDLGVITEDVVQLRKSIGAPGMAVLQFGFGGGADNPHLPHNHECNQVVYTGTHDNDTIQGWWEALNQKEKSHVLSYVSLTGEDDISWALIQTALASVAQTAIIPMQDVLGLGSSARMNIPATRFGNWGWRVPSSVSFDKLDREATRLKEMLSMYGRL; encoded by the exons ATGTCTTTGACTCTGAGTCTCAGCATCACAACACTGTCTTTCCCACAACTCCGACGGTGTACCTTTACATCATCACCCATTCCTagtttcaaactcaattcttcACCACTTTCCTTCCCTCGTGCTGCTTCTTCGTCTTTGGTTACCACTTCCTTAACTCAATTCACCGTCGGTGAAGATTTGCCGCAAAACTACGGAGAAGATTGGCTTCCCAAACCCGACCTTCATCTCCGCAGAAGAGCCGGTATTCTTCTCCATCCCACTTCGTTTCAAAGCCCCTACGGTATCGGCGATCTCGGAAACGAAGCCTTTCGTTTCATTGATTGGCTCCACCAAACCGGTTGCTCCCTTTGGCAG GTTCTTCCTCTCGTGCCTCCTGATGAAGGGGGATCTCCTTACGCAGGCCag GATGCGAATTGTGGCAACACTCTTTTGATTTCTCTTGAAGAGCTTGTTGCGGATGGACTGTTAGAAAAACACGAGCTTCCCAAACCAAT TGATGCAGAGCGCGTGAATTTTTCGGTTGTTGCTGATCTTAAGGATCCTTTGATAACTAAA GCTGCAGAAAGGCTCGTTTCAAGCAAAGGGGAACTCAAAAAACAGCTTGAGAATTTTCGTAGGGATCCTAACATATCAA GCTGGCTTGATGATGCAGCTTATTTTGCTGCTATTGACGACAGTTTGAACACACTCAGCTGGTACGATTGGCCCGAACCTTTAAAAAACCGCCATCTTGTAGCTTTAGAAGATATTTATGAACAAAAGCGAGATTTT ATAAATGTATTTATTGCCCAACAGTTCTTGTTCCAAAGGCAATGGCAGAAAGTTCGCGACTATGCACAGAGTAGGGGAGTCAAGATAATGGGAGACATGCCCATTTATGTTGATTATCACAGTGCAGATGTTTGGGCAAATAAGAACCAGTTTGCACTG AACAGGAAAGGCTTTCCTCTTTTGGTGAGTGGTGTGCCTCCTGATGCATTCAGCGAAACTGGTCAGCTGTGGGGAAG CCCCCTGTATGATTGGAAAGCCATGGAGAAAGAAGGATACTCATGGTGGATACGCCGCATACGACGTGCGCAGGATATATATGACGAATTTAGGATTGACCACTTTAGAGGATTTGCTGGATATTGGGCTGTTCGCTCTG AAGCAAAAGTAGCTATGGGTGGAAAGTGGAAG GTAGGACCTGGAACATCTTTCTTTGATGCCATTTCCAGAGCTGTTGGAAGGATTAATATCACAGCAGAAGACTTG GGAGTTATCACTGAGGATGTAGTGCAACTAAGAAAATCCATTGGAGCTCCTGGAATGGCTGTCCTCCAGTTTG GGTTTGGAGGTGGTGCTGATAACCCTCATTTGCCTCATAATCACGAGTGCAATCAAGTTGTCTATACAGGGACTCATGACAATGACACA ATTCAGGGTTGGTGGGAAGCTTTAAACCAAAAAGAGAAATCACAT GTATTAAGTTATGTTTCATTAACCGGAGAAGATGATATTTCATGGGCACTAATCCAGACAGCGTTGGCCTCTGTTGCTCAAACAGCAATAATACCTATGCAAGATGTTCTTGGACTTGGGAGTTCTGCCAGGATGAATATTCCTGCAACTCGG TTTGGAAATTGGGGATGGAGGGTTCCAAGTTCTGTGAGCTTTGACAAGTTAGATAGAGAGGCAACCAGACTTAAAGAGATGCTTTCAATGTATGGCCGGCTTTGA
- the LOC11433909 gene encoding F-box/kelch-repeat protein SKIP6, protein MTKNQNSNLIPSLPDDVAINCLARVPRSHHTTLTLVSKPIHSLLSSSLFFTARSLIPSTQHILYLSLRTRSTSLQFFTLHNNHRLLPLPPLPSPTIGSAYAVIHHKIYLIGGSVNDVPSRHVWILDCRFHRWLPGPSMRVAREFAAAGVIDGKIYVIGGCVPDNFSRSANWSEVFDPVNNRWESVPSPPEIREKWMHASAVVDGKVYAMADRGGVSFDPYNGAWESVGRELDIGWRGRATVVDGILYCYDYLGKIKGFDVKKGLWKELKGLDKSLPRFLCGATMADVGGKLVVVWECQRNLNGKGKEMEIWCAEIDVKKKKKKNKDGELWGEVCWLNNVLSVPKGSSIVHCNSVAL, encoded by the coding sequence ATGACGAAGAACCAAAACTCGAACCTGATCCCATCCCTCCCAGACGATGTAGCCATAAACTGCCTTGCACGGGTCCCACGTTCTCACCACACAACCCTCACCCTCGTTTCCAAACCAATCCATTCTCTCCTCTCTTCTTCGCTCTTCTTCACCGCTCGCTCTCTCATCCCTTCCACCCAACACATCCTCTACCTCTCTCTCCGCACACGCTCCACCTCTCTCCAATTCTTCACCCTCCACAATAACCACCGTCTCCTCCCTCTCCCTCCTCTTCCCTCCCCTACCATCGGGTCCGCCTACGCTGTCATCCACCACAAAATCTATCTCATCGGTGGTTCCGTCAACGATGTACCCTCTCGTCATGTATGGATCCTTGATTGCCGATTCCACCGGTGGCTCCCTGGTCCTTCAATGCGCGTGGCGCGTGAATTCGCAGCTGCTGGTGTTATCGACGGGAAAATCTACGTCATCGGTGGTTGCGTGCCGGATAATTTTTCCAGATCAGCTAATTGGTCGGAGGTTTTCGATCCTGTTAACAACCGCTGGGAAAGTGTTCCTAGTCCACCAGAAATTCGTGAGAAATGGATGCACGCGAGTGCCGTCGTAGACGGCAAGGTTTACGCAATGGCGGATCGCGGTGGTGTTTCGTTTGATCCTTATAACGGCGCGTGGGAGAGCGTTGGGAGGGAGCTTGATATAGGTTGGCGTGGGAGAGCAACTGTTGTGGATGGGATTTTGTATTGTTATGATTATTTAGGGAAAATTAAGGGTTTTGATGTGAAGAAAGGGTTGTGGAAGGAGTTGAAAGGTTTGGATAAGAGTTTACCAAGGTTTCTGTGTGGGGCTACAATGGCTGATGTTGGTGGGAAATTGGTTGTGGTTTGGGAGTGTCAAAGGAATTTGAATGGGAAGGGGAAAGAAATGGAGATTTGGTGTGCTGAGATTgatgtgaagaagaagaagaagaagaataaggatGGTGAATTATGGGGTGAAGTTTGTTGGTTAAATAATGTTCTTTCTGTTCCTAAAGGATCTTCCATTGTTCATTGTAATTCTGTTGCATTGTGA